GGATTCCGCTACGGCTTCCGTGGAAACCCTCCGTGACAAAAAACTCTCTGGGGACGACGTGGTTCTGGGAATCGCGGCGAGTTCCGGTACGCCGTTTGTGATATCGGCCCTTGAGTACGCCCGGACGGTCGACTGCGCGACCATACTTATAAGCTGCAGCGAACCGGAGAACGTCCCAGCCGACTTGGTCATAACCCTTCTTGTCGGTCCTGAAGTGATAGTGGGGTCCACTAGGCTCAAGGCCGCAACCGCGACAAAAATGGTCCTTAACATGATTACGACGACCGCGATGGTTCTTCTCGGGAAGACTTACGGGAACCTGATGATTGATCTTAAACCCACATCTTCGAAGCTTGTCGACAGGGCAAGGAGAATCATAATGGAGATATGTGGCGTGGGGGAAGAAGAAGCTGCCTCGCTTTTCCGGGAAGCCGGCGGAAATCTCAAGATTGCCGTGGTTATGAAGCTTGGGGGTCTCTTGCTTGATGAGTCAGTCAGTTTGCTAAGAGAAAATGATGAATCCTTAAAGAAAACTCTCGCGACCATATCCCGCGGAGCGAGGAATCCGTAATCACCGGACTACGGCCCTAGTCCCGATAAGCTCGACGGACAGGGAACCTTGTTTTTCATCGGTATCAAGCGGCGTTACGTTATATCTTCTGTGGGGTAGTTCGCGTTACCAAGCCTAATCGTTCCACAAGTCGCTTGGCTGTTCCTTAAAAATGTTTTCTGTG
The Candidatus Dadabacteria bacterium genome window above contains:
- the murQ gene encoding N-acetylmuramic acid 6-phosphate etherase, yielding MEKTRRTGHLLTEKVNPRTASIDELSCSEIIDLISGEDQAAFEAVSRGKDSISRAAEMVFRSLERGGRVFFVGAGTSGRLGVMEAAECPPTFGTDPETVQAVMAGGRDAVWNSVEGAEDSATASVETLRDKKLSGDDVVLGIAASSGTPFVISALEYARTVDCATILISCSEPENVPADLVITLLVGPEVIVGSTRLKAATATKMVLNMITTTAMVLLGKTYGNLMIDLKPTSSKLVDRARRIIMEICGVGEEEAASLFREAGGNLKIAVVMKLGGLLLDESVSLLRENDESLKKTLATISRGARNP